TCTAAAACTCGCTGTGTGGTATGCGGAGCTTAGGCGCCACAGCGAACGCTTGTCGGCAGCGCGCCAGACCATTGCCGTAGGCAAGCTTTCTGGTGCGGTCGGCACCTATGCCAACATCAACCCTTATGTAGAAGAATATGTCTGCTCGTGCCTGGGCCTTACTACGGCCCTAGCTGCTACCCAGACCTTGCAAAGAGACCGTCACGCCAGCTTAGTCACTACTCTAGCCATTGTCGGCTGCTCGCTCGAGAAGTTCGCCACGGAGATTCGGGCCCTGCAAAAAACGGAAGTACAGGAGGTCGAAGAGCCTTTTGCGCGCGGCCAAAAAGGTAGTTCGGCCATGCCTCATAAGCGTAACCCCATCATGTGCGAGCGCGTGGCGGGGCTCTCGCGCGTGCTGCGGGGCTATGCGCTCACTGCCATGGAAAATGTCGCTCTGTGGCATGAGCGCGACATCTCGCATTCTTCGGCTGAGCGCATTATTCTGCCTGACGCCTTTCATGTCTTGTACTACATGCTGCACGTGTTAACGCGGGTTATGGAGGGGTTGACCGTCAACCAAGAGACTATGCAAGACAATATGGCTCGGTCATACGATCTAGTCTACTCGCAGCATGTTCTTCTGCAGCTTATCGACGCTGGTTTATCGCGGGAGAGTGCATATGACTGTGTGCAGAACTTGGCCGGGCAAGCTTGGGTGAGCAAAAAGAGCTTTAAAGAACTCGTACTAAGCAGTGCAGAGATACGCGCACGGCT
This Bacillota bacterium DNA region includes the following protein-coding sequences:
- a CDS encoding adenylosuccinate lyase, with translation MIERYSLPAMRNIWTLETKYQQWLAIEILACEAWSELGVIPRPDVELIRQNARFDPSRIAEIELETNHDVVAFTRNVSESLGPEAKWVHYGLTSTDVVDTALSLQLVKAMDLVENKLTELAEAVAKQAKRHKHTVMMGRTHGVHAEPTTFGLKLAVWYAELRRHSERLSAARQTIAVGKLSGAVGTYANINPYVEEYVCSCLGLTTALAATQTLQRDRHASLVTTLAIVGCSLEKFATEIRALQKTEVQEVEEPFARGQKGSSAMPHKRNPIMCERVAGLSRVLRGYALTAMENVALWHERDISHSSAERIILPDAFHVLYYMLHVLTRVMEGLTVNQETMQDNMARSYDLVYSQHVLLQLIDAGLSRESAYDCVQNLAGQAWVSKKSFKELVLSSAEIRARLDGEKLHAAFDLNYHLKYVDYIFARVGLDG